A window of Cohnella herbarum contains these coding sequences:
- a CDS encoding ABC transporter ATP-binding protein — protein sequence MLALQTRGLGKTFRVKRKETGLTGSFRSLWNPRWETKEAVRGIDLNVHEGETVAFLGPNGAGKSTTIKMLTGILHPTSGEADVLGFTPWKERERLAYRIGTVFGQKSQLWYHLPPVDTFELIGRIYELKRDDYTKRRDDLIERFELGPYLHTPVRKLSLGERMRCEIAASMLHRPKLLFMDEPTIGLDAVVKQRIRELIRERNRKEGTTVFLTSHDAGDVETLCSRAVVIHHGGVLIDEPVDKMKREVLSRKNVTLTLPNVIDYEDLPAIWGGQWLQEEGGKYRLTVDLKQTNIERVMGELIGRVSFTDVNVEDPPLEEIIKHIYGMRAEKEGAG from the coding sequence ATGTTGGCGTTGCAGACAAGAGGATTGGGGAAAACTTTTCGCGTGAAGAGGAAGGAAACGGGGCTGACCGGAAGCTTTCGATCGCTGTGGAACCCCCGATGGGAGACGAAGGAAGCGGTTCGCGGGATCGATCTGAACGTTCACGAAGGGGAGACGGTCGCGTTTCTAGGCCCGAACGGAGCGGGCAAATCTACGACGATCAAGATGCTGACCGGCATTCTTCACCCGACGTCCGGTGAAGCCGACGTATTAGGGTTTACGCCGTGGAAAGAAAGAGAGCGGCTGGCCTATCGCATCGGTACCGTGTTCGGGCAGAAATCCCAGCTCTGGTACCATCTGCCGCCCGTGGATACGTTCGAGTTAATCGGACGGATCTACGAGCTGAAGCGGGACGATTACACGAAGAGACGGGATGACTTGATCGAACGCTTCGAGCTTGGACCTTATTTGCACACGCCGGTGCGCAAGCTGTCGCTGGGAGAACGGATGCGTTGCGAGATCGCGGCATCGATGTTGCACCGTCCCAAGCTGTTGTTCATGGATGAACCGACGATCGGCTTGGATGCCGTCGTCAAGCAGCGCATACGGGAATTGATCCGCGAACGGAACCGCAAGGAAGGAACGACCGTGTTCCTTACCTCGCATGATGCCGGAGACGTAGAGACGCTGTGCTCGCGGGCCGTCGTCATTCATCATGGGGGCGTTCTGATCGATGAGCCCGTCGATAAGATGAAGCGGGAAGTGCTGAGCCGCAAGAACGTCACTCTGACATTGCCGAACGTGATCGATTATGAAGATCTGCCCGCGATCTGGGGCGGGCAATGGTTGCAAGAGGAAGGCGGCAAGTACCGCTTGACCGTGGATTTAAAACAAACGAACATCGAACGGGTAATGGGCGAACTGATCGGCCGCGTCAGCTTCACCGACGTGAACGTCGAAGATCCGCCGCTCGAGGAAATCATCAAGCATATTTACGGCATGCGCGCGGAGAAGGAGGGGGCGGGATGA
- a CDS encoding zinc-dependent alcohol dehydrogenase → MRRVAVRDGVPIVEDFEPGELGDYEVRIRTEYSAISPGTELMHLRNKAGFVLPGYSGVGIVEAIGSAVEHLQPGQRAAVYGVPTHSEIIIAPKHLTVPVPNSVDPREAAFAGLGTIAIHALRQADAHFGESLLIVGLGILGQLVAQVGYAASSIVLATDKLETRRRAANQCMPTAYVASSDQMLAEQLKKHTERGEGVDCVLLCAGGRNDTLLDQSIGWLRDRGRIVIVGVPNPTFNRNALFSKEVDIRISRAGGPGRYDEIYEQSGVDYPLGYVRWTEGRNLAAYIRLLQEQRITVNPMITSEWSLSEIGEAYRRCSEVSGNELGVLLKIG, encoded by the coding sequence ATGAGACGTGTTGCAGTAAGAGATGGAGTACCGATAGTAGAGGATTTCGAACCGGGAGAGCTGGGCGATTATGAAGTCAGAATTCGGACGGAATACTCGGCAATCAGCCCGGGAACGGAGTTAATGCATCTAAGAAATAAAGCCGGTTTTGTTCTTCCGGGATATAGCGGGGTAGGAATAGTCGAGGCGATAGGCAGCGCGGTGGAACATCTTCAGCCCGGACAGAGAGCTGCGGTGTACGGAGTGCCGACCCATAGTGAAATCATTATCGCGCCTAAACATCTTACCGTACCGGTCCCCAACTCCGTAGATCCGCGAGAGGCTGCATTCGCCGGATTGGGCACGATCGCGATTCATGCCTTGCGTCAAGCCGACGCGCATTTCGGTGAGAGTCTCCTCATCGTAGGGCTTGGCATCTTGGGGCAACTGGTTGCTCAAGTAGGATACGCTGCCTCGTCTATCGTTCTTGCCACGGATAAGCTTGAGACCCGAAGGCGCGCAGCGAATCAGTGCATGCCAACTGCATATGTAGCTTCATCGGATCAGATGCTTGCAGAGCAACTAAAGAAGCATACTGAGCGTGGTGAAGGGGTAGACTGCGTACTCCTCTGCGCCGGAGGCCGCAACGATACCTTGCTCGACCAAAGTATCGGCTGGTTAAGGGACCGCGGTCGAATCGTAATCGTGGGCGTGCCGAACCCGACCTTTAACCGGAATGCCCTTTTCTCCAAGGAAGTGGACATACGTATCTCCCGAGCGGGAGGGCCAGGCCGCTACGATGAAATATACGAGCAAAGCGGCGTAGATTATCCGCTTGGTTACGTACGTTGGACAGAAGGAAGAAACCTTGCGGCTTATATCAGATTGCTGCAAGAGCAGCGGATTACGGTTAATCCAATGATTACGAGCGAATGGTCTTTAAGCGAGATCGGGGAAGCGTATCGTCGATGCTCGGAAGTCTCAGGGAACGAGCTTGGGGTACTTCTGAAGATAGGGTGA
- a CDS encoding amidohydrolase family protein, which translates to MNIMLDRFTRYGAIDVLTFIGQWPDRQALRAEAGDLTDMADRLGLRAMCVSHLSSVLGHDTRTGNEELFAAAAQDVRLWPFPIVNPLEAGWKEELDWAVSRGARGIRLVPGYHGYGLNENGLQELLNEVRKHGLPLQVCARLQDERLQHRLLLVDVVDLHELAELIMTADGHPLLISGLRDHERDLVMRNVTSDSKIRQVLFDLWFCNGPLAVIASICRAGLAQSYAYSSCTPLQTAEATALQLSSSDIGEEERIDLIYGNAMRLFK; encoded by the coding sequence ATGAACATTATGCTGGATAGGTTTACCCGTTATGGAGCCATAGACGTGCTTACTTTTATCGGTCAATGGCCAGATCGTCAAGCGCTTCGCGCCGAAGCGGGCGATTTAACGGATATGGCGGATCGATTAGGGTTACGAGCGATGTGCGTAAGTCACTTATCCTCGGTGCTCGGGCATGACACCCGCACGGGCAATGAAGAGTTGTTCGCGGCAGCCGCACAGGATGTACGTTTGTGGCCGTTTCCGATCGTTAATCCGCTTGAAGCCGGATGGAAGGAAGAGTTGGATTGGGCGGTAAGCAGGGGGGCCAGGGGAATTCGACTCGTTCCCGGTTATCATGGATACGGTTTGAATGAGAACGGACTACAAGAGCTTTTAAACGAGGTGCGTAAACATGGGCTTCCATTGCAAGTTTGCGCACGCTTGCAGGACGAAAGGCTACAGCATCGATTATTGCTCGTCGATGTCGTTGATCTTCACGAACTGGCGGAGTTGATCATGACTGCGGATGGTCATCCCTTGCTCATAAGCGGCTTACGCGATCACGAGCGAGATTTAGTCATGCGAAACGTTACGTCTGACAGCAAGATACGCCAAGTGCTGTTCGACTTGTGGTTCTGTAACGGTCCGCTGGCCGTCATTGCATCGATATGTCGTGCCGGACTGGCTCAATCCTATGCGTATAGCTCTTGTACGCCGCTTCAGACCGCGGAGGCAACGGCACTGCAATTGTCCAGCAGCGATATCGGAGAAGAGGAACGCATCGACCTGATTTATGGCAATGCCATGCGTCTATTTAAATGA
- a CDS encoding ABC transporter permease — protein sequence MSGESSRWTSSWRKTSAVGRITFRHQFAYKTDFLLRCFFLLFILYVFIQLWSAAYDGNYTKEIAGFTLKHMIWYLVFTEALTLAAPPLCSRIEEEVKNGDVAIRLIRPQSYVAYHFSVYFSEALLRFFVHLLVGSSIAWTFVGAPTFGFGWFGLLALSAGALTITFLLLMLVGLCAFWVEETSGLYFVLQKLQFTIGGMLLPIDLMPEWLQRICAWLPFQAALYFPARMAVHYDPTLLAQQLGIQVAWIIGLGFAVAWLYRRGVTKLHANGG from the coding sequence ATGAGCGGAGAGAGTAGCCGCTGGACGTCAAGCTGGCGTAAAACGTCGGCGGTCGGCAGAATTACGTTCCGACACCAGTTCGCGTACAAAACCGATTTTCTGCTTCGTTGTTTTTTCTTGTTGTTTATTCTCTATGTTTTCATACAATTATGGTCCGCGGCTTACGATGGGAATTATACGAAGGAGATTGCCGGCTTTACCCTGAAGCATATGATTTGGTATTTGGTATTCACGGAGGCATTAACGCTGGCGGCGCCTCCGTTGTGTTCGCGGATCGAGGAGGAGGTCAAGAACGGCGACGTCGCGATTCGATTAATTCGCCCGCAGTCCTATGTCGCTTACCATTTCTCGGTCTATTTCTCCGAAGCCTTGCTTCGTTTCTTCGTCCATCTGCTGGTCGGCAGCTCCATTGCTTGGACGTTCGTCGGCGCTCCGACATTCGGCTTTGGCTGGTTTGGACTATTGGCGCTAAGCGCGGGGGCATTGACGATTACGTTCTTGCTGCTCATGTTGGTCGGGCTGTGCGCGTTCTGGGTGGAAGAGACGAGCGGTCTGTATTTCGTGCTGCAGAAGCTGCAATTCACGATCGGCGGCATGCTGCTGCCGATTGATCTGATGCCGGAATGGCTGCAGCGGATATGCGCTTGGCTTCCGTTTCAGGCGGCGTTATATTTTCCCGCGCGGATGGCCGTGCATTATGATCCAACGCTGCTCGCGCAACAACTCGGAATCCAGGTTGCCTGGATAATCGGTCTTGGGTTCGCGGTAGCTTGGCTGTATCGGAGAGGGGTGACGAAGCTACATGCAAACGGCGGCTAA
- a CDS encoding RCC1 domain-containing protein: protein MRIQLKRLAVFTMTLAICSSLFDSAIPSVHAQYYDFSTKTTFDALDYGYNQGNGNMEPNDEGATSLAWVEGPTLASYISMYKQHSDLSYLDKFITQADQVLGLRDNVRGKIDYRGLSEPTWAAATRFTAGTTTLMDANGIPTLEVRSALLFDSSENQLKVSAGSQPNTFKLEAYTRAEQVAAGGLHTVALNSTGRVWSAGNNYYGQLAFGTANQSIPFPADGVIDYYNVMDVASAVSAGEFHSLVLKTNGTVWGWGYNAYGQLGDGTTANRSSAVEVGGLKDVVEIASGYYHNLVRKSDGTVWSWGYNNSGQLGDSSIANRSIPIQVSGLSNIIAIAAGGYHSLALQSDGKVWAWGSNQAGQLGDGTTTDRLTPVQVGVLSDVVDISGGLGHSLAVKSDGTAWGWGSNSNGQLGNGTLTSTSSPVQVSSLSGVTNVSAGGYHSLALKSDQTVWSWGSNDVGQLGDGTTTQRLTGVQVAGLYASAIAAGKQHNIAINTDHRAVSWGKNDYGQLGNNSTLNMGIPVTFKNMERADTYDNLTMDPSSTNYAPAKVRAGAYCTFDGMTNGITVKDLSSSSAISARNPVSASTSFVPLRMSFPVHTGLLTYPMATFANVVYSTPALSSNLVYKAAADRFFQAAVDAASTHDYQWVEGANNEGWYIYPKGAPMFVDGSENQFNHYLSLGKTYVELAQIPGPHQADALNKATRMANRFKNDLTWDDNKDTYVWHYYPTKSATYSGWDERTSATINHEYSACWPADHDVNKIPYAGIEVDFAAAAYDAGIVFDEKDMRRFANTFTRNVLTYDAVGTPKLYFAVDGIGAIAPGIQEVFATQWLKTAPWDDRIFHMSRKLFSSQSFDPAISPYYTRSAHFNEFATIAANKGSIYTWGNNIYGQLGDGSTTARSTPGLLSVQGATQVSNGEFHNLELNADGTVSAWGYNAYGQLGDGTTLNRTAPIDVPTLTNVISIKAGHYHSLALKSDGTVWAWGYNNSGQLGDGSIANRGAPVQVAGLSNIVAIAAGGYHSFALKSDGTLWAWGANNAGQLGDHGTVNRLTPVQVPGLSNIEAIDASVGHSIALKKDGTVWSWGYNNSGQLGDGTTINRSSPVQVIGINKVTAIAAGGYHSVAVRTNGTVFAWGANDKGQIGDGTLIGRTVPTQVLNLTDMKTVGAGLYHTLAAKYNDGSVWAWGDNGYGQLGDGTTTNRSTPVEVAGVSRIMRVDGGAYSTTVFRFTR from the coding sequence ATGAGAATTCAATTGAAGAGGCTAGCCGTCTTTACGATGACGCTTGCGATTTGTTCATCTCTTTTCGATTCCGCAATTCCATCCGTTCACGCCCAGTACTACGATTTCTCTACTAAAACGACGTTCGATGCTTTGGATTACGGCTACAATCAAGGAAACGGAAATATGGAACCCAATGATGAAGGGGCCACGAGTCTTGCTTGGGTGGAGGGTCCTACTCTAGCTTCCTATATCTCTATGTATAAACAGCATTCCGATCTATCTTACTTGGATAAGTTCATTACCCAAGCCGACCAAGTCTTGGGCTTAAGAGACAACGTTCGCGGGAAAATAGATTACCGAGGACTTTCGGAGCCGACTTGGGCGGCGGCTACGCGGTTTACCGCAGGAACAACCACGCTGATGGATGCCAATGGCATTCCTACCTTAGAGGTAAGAAGCGCGCTGCTATTTGATTCTTCGGAAAATCAGTTGAAAGTCTCCGCGGGTTCGCAACCGAACACGTTCAAGCTGGAAGCGTACACGCGGGCCGAGCAGGTCGCGGCTGGCGGTCTTCATACGGTCGCCTTGAACTCAACCGGAAGAGTATGGAGCGCGGGCAATAATTATTACGGACAGTTGGCTTTCGGAACCGCAAACCAGAGTATTCCTTTTCCGGCGGACGGAGTCATCGATTATTACAATGTAATGGACGTGGCGAGCGCGGTTTCGGCAGGGGAATTTCATTCGTTGGTGCTGAAAACCAATGGCACGGTATGGGGGTGGGGGTACAATGCCTATGGACAGTTGGGAGACGGAACAACCGCCAATCGGTCATCAGCGGTCGAGGTCGGCGGCCTGAAGGACGTTGTTGAAATCGCCTCCGGATATTATCACAATCTTGTTCGGAAATCGGACGGGACCGTGTGGAGCTGGGGCTACAATAATAGCGGTCAACTGGGCGACAGTTCTATTGCGAATCGTTCGATTCCCATACAGGTCAGCGGATTGAGCAATATTATCGCAATTGCCGCCGGAGGGTACCACAGTCTTGCTTTACAATCGGATGGCAAGGTTTGGGCTTGGGGTTCCAATCAGGCTGGACAATTGGGGGATGGCACGACGACGGACCGACTTACCCCCGTACAAGTAGGCGTTCTATCCGATGTAGTGGATATCTCAGGCGGACTTGGGCACAGCTTGGCAGTGAAGAGCGATGGTACGGCATGGGGCTGGGGTTCAAATTCAAACGGTCAGCTTGGGAATGGTACTTTAACTTCGACTTCTTCGCCTGTACAAGTTAGCTCTCTTAGCGGAGTAACGAATGTATCCGCCGGAGGGTATCACAGCTTGGCTCTTAAGTCGGATCAAACTGTATGGTCATGGGGTTCAAATGACGTAGGCCAACTCGGCGATGGGACAACTACCCAGAGGTTGACTGGCGTTCAAGTGGCCGGATTATACGCAAGCGCTATCGCTGCCGGAAAGCAGCATAATATTGCCATCAACACAGATCATCGGGCGGTATCTTGGGGAAAGAACGATTACGGGCAGCTCGGAAACAACAGTACCCTTAATATGGGAATTCCCGTTACGTTCAAGAATATGGAGAGGGCGGACACTTACGATAATTTGACCATGGACCCCTCTAGTACGAATTATGCGCCCGCTAAGGTCAGGGCAGGGGCGTATTGCACGTTCGATGGGATGACCAACGGAATAACGGTCAAGGATTTATCGTCTTCATCCGCTATTTCGGCTCGAAATCCCGTGAGCGCTTCAACAAGCTTCGTGCCCCTTAGGATGAGCTTCCCGGTTCATACGGGATTGCTGACTTATCCGATGGCCACGTTCGCCAACGTTGTTTATAGTACTCCTGCATTATCTAGCAATCTAGTGTACAAAGCGGCAGCGGATCGTTTCTTCCAAGCGGCTGTAGACGCAGCTTCAACGCATGACTATCAATGGGTTGAAGGCGCGAACAACGAAGGCTGGTACATATATCCCAAGGGTGCGCCGATGTTCGTGGACGGCTCCGAGAACCAATTCAACCACTATCTTAGCTTAGGCAAAACTTATGTGGAGCTTGCGCAAATTCCCGGGCCGCACCAAGCGGACGCATTGAACAAAGCTACCCGAATGGCGAATCGGTTTAAGAACGATCTGACGTGGGACGACAATAAGGACACGTATGTCTGGCATTATTACCCGACGAAGAGCGCGACTTATTCCGGTTGGGACGAACGGACTAGCGCGACAATCAATCATGAATATAGTGCATGCTGGCCGGCTGATCATGACGTGAACAAAATCCCTTATGCCGGGATTGAGGTTGATTTTGCCGCTGCCGCATACGATGCCGGAATCGTGTTCGACGAGAAGGACATGCGGAGGTTTGCAAACACGTTTACGAGGAATGTGCTAACGTATGACGCAGTCGGAACGCCAAAGCTTTACTTTGCGGTGGACGGAATAGGAGCGATTGCACCGGGAATACAAGAAGTGTTCGCGACTCAATGGCTTAAAACCGCGCCATGGGACGATAGAATTTTCCATATGTCTCGCAAGCTTTTCTCCTCACAATCGTTTGACCCTGCGATTTCTCCCTATTATACTCGTTCGGCGCACTTTAACGAGTTTGCGACGATCGCGGCGAATAAGGGAAGTATTTACACTTGGGGGAACAACATTTACGGCCAGCTTGGCGATGGTTCTACGACAGCGAGATCGACGCCAGGATTGCTTTCCGTGCAGGGAGCGACTCAGGTTTCGAACGGCGAGTTCCATAATCTCGAGCTGAATGCCGACGGCACAGTATCCGCTTGGGGGTATAATGCCTATGGTCAATTGGGAGACGGAACAACACTTAACCGTACGGCGCCGATTGATGTTCCGACATTAACGAACGTAATCTCGATTAAAGCGGGACATTATCACAGCTTGGCGCTCAAATCCGATGGAACAGTGTGGGCATGGGGCTATAACAATAGCGGACAACTCGGGGACGGATCGATTGCAAATCGTGGCGCTCCCGTTCAGGTAGCGGGGTTAAGCAACATTGTTGCCATAGCCGCAGGCGGCTACCATAGCTTTGCCTTAAAGTCGGATGGGACGCTTTGGGCATGGGGGGCTAACAACGCGGGTCAGCTCGGGGATCACGGTACCGTCAATCGATTAACTCCGGTTCAAGTTCCTGGTTTGTCCAATATCGAAGCTATTGATGCGAGCGTGGGCCATAGCATTGCGTTAAAGAAGGACGGAACGGTATGGTCCTGGGGTTATAACAACAGCGGGCAACTTGGCGATGGAACGACGATCAACCGAAGCTCGCCCGTACAGGTCATAGGAATCAATAAGGTTACGGCCATCGCTGCCGGCGGTTACCATAGCGTCGCGGTTAGAACGAATGGAACCGTGTTCGCTTGGGGAGCCAACGACAAAGGGCAAATCGGAGATGGAACGTTGATCGGAAGGACCGTTCCGACGCAAGTCTTGAATCTGACCGATATGAAGACGGTAGGGGCAGGACTTTACCATACTCTAGCAGCGAAATACAATGACGGCTCGGTATGGGCGTGGGGCGACAACGGTTATGGACAATTAGGAGACGGAACGACGACGAACCGGAGTACGCCAGTGGAAGTGGCAGGCGTAAGCCGAATCATGCGCGTAGATGGGGGAGCCTATTCTACGACTGTCTTCAGATTTACAAGATAA
- a CDS encoding ABC transporter permease yields the protein MQTAAKIGANVRFALTCWKVNLASAMEYRLSFFLLAGMMFVNNFIWLFFWSLFFERFPVVQGWEMEDVMMLWALSAGGFGWAAMLFGNFSRIAGIVATGQLDVYLSQPKPVLLSVLASRSSVTAAGDFLFGITVFLIAGDTSLRGILLFALGLLISGLLFIAVMVIAGCSAFYIGHAEGFTQQLFNSFIALTTYPSDIFRGLAKLALFSLVPAGFISYLPIGLLKDFDPAFVAGATAVAAGLTIAAALLFRIGLRRYSSGNTIAMRS from the coding sequence ATGCAAACGGCGGCTAAAATCGGAGCGAACGTGCGGTTCGCGTTAACTTGCTGGAAAGTGAATCTGGCGTCGGCGATGGAGTATCGGTTAAGCTTCTTCTTGCTGGCGGGAATGATGTTCGTCAACAATTTTATTTGGTTATTTTTCTGGAGTCTGTTCTTCGAACGTTTCCCGGTCGTGCAAGGCTGGGAGATGGAGGACGTCATGATGCTATGGGCATTAAGCGCGGGTGGATTCGGTTGGGCCGCGATGCTGTTCGGCAACTTTTCTAGAATCGCGGGAATCGTCGCTACGGGGCAGCTGGACGTGTATTTGTCGCAGCCGAAACCGGTGCTGCTCAGCGTGCTTGCCAGCCGAAGCTCAGTAACGGCGGCCGGGGATTTCCTATTCGGAATTACGGTATTTCTTATCGCCGGGGATACGTCTTTGCGGGGCATTCTGCTATTCGCGCTCGGCCTTCTGATCAGCGGATTGCTGTTTATCGCCGTGATGGTGATTGCAGGCTGCTCGGCTTTCTATATCGGCCACGCCGAGGGGTTTACGCAGCAGTTGTTCAACAGCTTCATCGCGTTAACGACGTATCCTTCCGATATCTTTCGAGGGCTCGCTAAGCTGGCGCTCTTCTCGCTCGTGCCGGCCGGGTTCATCAGCTATTTGCCCATCGGGCTGTTGAAGGATTTCGATCCGGCCTTCGTGGCGGGGGCTACGGCAGTGGCGGCCGGACTTACGATAGCCGCGGCGTTGCTATTTCGTATCGGGTTGCGCAGATACTCTTCGGGCAACACGATTGCGATGAGAAGTTAA
- a CDS encoding stalk domain-containing protein, giving the protein MRDRRSFVMMIIFLVIVAVVAADRSVYSAVQPAIRISVDAIELPLKVRPVEEKGGLLLEAKETFKAMRIQWKYEKKTIVIHYRGIVFTMEMNRNRVMAGQREVRMAQAPVARQGRIYIPADLIGIVLGKAVVYDTDNRILNVGLTAEERTVIQRDLFEAAKAGNSEKIEMLLERGADPNGKLSEYGESTPLREAVVNDKTDAVQSLLVSGAKTGYHDTDLAFGTLLTQNARMLNLLLDSGLDSNAKNHTGTLLERASGFIDISKDPAQPKFLFPSADMVNTLIEHGAKPRLDNSLINAVEAQNYEIIQSLIRAGANPNKVGMGGKTPYELSKERHINRWLTIREEPPALPSFSVTDDSGNTIVDGSLILRDANNKDSIPKSIIWRGNKVYADLPDGKYTLLNVGGNGLHMISPLSSSITIQGGKADPDVVKLPSPNVSGTLTSESIRIDGGRFFIVDKWNKWFYFVPVTGDRFTLYAPEGHYRISSYTGTDRVDYAVDGIIAINGEPGIQNIIVNLKKDDASKNKTN; this is encoded by the coding sequence ATGCGGGATAGGCGAAGTTTCGTTATGATGATTATTTTTCTAGTTATCGTTGCAGTTGTCGCAGCCGATCGCTCCGTCTATTCGGCAGTTCAACCGGCAATCCGAATTTCCGTCGATGCCATTGAGTTGCCGTTAAAGGTTAGACCCGTCGAGGAGAAGGGGGGTCTCTTGCTTGAGGCCAAGGAAACGTTCAAGGCTATGCGGATCCAATGGAAATACGAGAAAAAAACGATCGTTATTCATTATCGGGGAATTGTATTTACGATGGAAATGAATCGGAATCGTGTAATGGCAGGACAACGCGAAGTGCGAATGGCCCAAGCTCCGGTTGCCAGGCAAGGTCGTATTTATATCCCCGCAGATCTCATCGGTATCGTTCTAGGCAAAGCAGTAGTTTACGATACAGATAATCGAATATTGAACGTAGGGCTAACGGCAGAGGAACGAACCGTGATTCAGCGCGATTTATTTGAAGCCGCCAAAGCCGGCAACTCAGAGAAGATCGAAATGCTGCTAGAGAGAGGGGCAGATCCGAACGGCAAGTTAAGCGAGTACGGGGAGTCCACTCCGTTGCGAGAGGCGGTAGTTAACGATAAAACCGATGCCGTTCAGTCCCTATTGGTAAGCGGTGCAAAGACAGGATATCATGATACCGATTTGGCATTCGGTACGCTACTGACTCAGAACGCTCGAATGCTGAACCTGTTGCTCGATTCTGGACTGGACTCGAATGCGAAGAACCATACGGGTACGCTGCTGGAGAGAGCATCGGGGTTCATCGATATAAGCAAGGATCCCGCGCAACCGAAGTTTCTATTTCCATCTGCGGATATGGTGAATACCCTTATTGAACATGGCGCAAAGCCGCGTTTGGACAACTCGTTAATCAATGCGGTCGAAGCTCAAAACTATGAGATTATCCAGTCGTTGATCCGAGCGGGAGCGAATCCGAATAAGGTCGGGATGGGCGGTAAAACGCCTTACGAGTTGAGCAAGGAAAGGCATATTAACCGATGGCTGACGATTCGGGAAGAGCCGCCCGCATTGCCTTCATTTAGCGTAACGGATGATTCGGGCAATACGATTGTAGATGGAAGCTTGATTTTGAGAGACGCGAATAATAAGGATTCTATACCGAAGTCTATCATTTGGAGGGGAAACAAGGTCTATGCGGATTTGCCGGATGGGAAATATACCCTATTAAACGTCGGCGGAAACGGTCTCCATATGATTTCTCCTTTGTCTTCATCGATCACGATTCAAGGCGGAAAAGCTGATCCCGATGTCGTCAAGCTCCCATCCCCCAACGTTAGCGGAACGTTGACGAGCGAATCCATTCGAATCGACGGCGGTCGTTTCTTTATTGTCGATAAGTGGAACAAATGGTTCTATTTTGTCCCCGTAACCGGCGATCGCTTTACGCTATACGCTCCTGAGGGGCATTATCGAATCAGTTCGTACACTGGAACTGATCGAGTCGATTACGCGGTTGACGGAATCATCGCGATTAACGGCGAACCCGGCATACAGAATATAATCGTGAACCTAAAGAAAGACGATGCTTCAAAAAACAAAACGAATTGA
- a CDS encoding amidohydrolase family protein — MIDAHIHLQGSELHHETLEEGDRLGIRLFVGSSLNSLNPSPTFEEVRKANDDMVNVIRTHRDRVAGYCYVNPRHGQEALKDYRGRMEDQGMIGIKLWVATLCNDPLVYPFVEQAIAYRAPILIHAWRKSVDQLHYESTAVHVAELARRYPEARLIMAHLGGQAETAINTIANYRNVYTDTSGTPIGAGEVALAVNRLGAERVIFGSDLPYACLASNLGKVLGARLSEREFELVTEGNMAKLLAEVAK, encoded by the coding sequence ATGATTGACGCGCACATCCATCTCCAAGGCTCCGAATTGCATCATGAGACGTTAGAAGAAGGCGATCGTTTAGGAATACGACTCTTTGTAGGGAGTTCGTTGAATTCCTTGAACCCCAGTCCGACATTCGAGGAGGTTCGCAAAGCGAACGATGACATGGTTAACGTCATCCGCACCCATCGGGATCGGGTGGCCGGGTATTGCTACGTGAATCCTCGGCATGGCCAAGAAGCCTTGAAGGATTACCGCGGACGAATGGAAGACCAAGGGATGATCGGAATTAAGCTTTGGGTAGCTACGCTGTGCAATGATCCGCTCGTCTACCCTTTCGTCGAGCAAGCTATCGCTTATCGCGCGCCGATTCTGATCCATGCATGGAGAAAATCCGTAGATCAGCTCCATTATGAGTCCACGGCCGTTCACGTGGCGGAATTGGCACGTCGATATCCCGAAGCCCGTCTCATTATGGCCCATCTAGGCGGCCAAGCCGAAACTGCAATCAATACAATCGCTAATTATCGTAATGTATACACGGATACATCGGGAACCCCGATCGGCGCGGGGGAAGTTGCGCTAGCCGTTAATCGGCTCGGGGCGGAAAGAGTCATCTTCGGTTCGGACCTGCCTTACGCCTGCCTTGCGAGCAACTTAGGTAAAGTTCTAGGAGCCCGGTTGTCGGAGCGGGAGTTCGAGCTCGTTACGGAAGGGAATATGGCGAAGCTTCTCGCCGAGGTGGCGAAATGA